In Candidatus Obscuribacterales bacterium, the sequence CACTCAGCACATGATGTTCTCCATTCCCGGCGGCATTCGCATGGAGTTGACCGCTCCCGCCAGGTAGCCATCTGGCTGAAAGCACCTGCATTGGGATGGACTACCCCGTATCGCTATGGGCAGTCCATCCAGCGTGACTCGCTGTGACTCCTGGCAGCTGCAAATCTTGGCATCGTCCTCCCCCTAAATTCCTCTCCCAAATTTGGGAGAGGGACTTCGAGTCACATGCTCCCTTTCTAGTAACCATCTCTTTCAAAATTCAGGAGACCAACATCATGGCAATCCCCGGTTGGCAACGGACAGAATCTCCCTTTCATCGGGGAGAGCGGTCGATTCAGGAGCGTCTGGGCGCTTTAGAGCAGATGGATGATTTTGGGCGACGGATTATCCGCGAATTTTTGCCCGAGCAGCATCGCCAGTTCTACGCCCAGCTTTCTTACTTCCTGGTCGGCACGGTGGATAGTGCCGGGAATCCCTGGGCATCGATCCTGGTAGGTGAACCGGGTTTTATCTCAACGCCAAATGATCGCACTCTGCACATTGCCGCTCAGCCGCTCTATGGCGATCCGCTCGCTGAGACGCTACAGGTCGGCAGTGACATTGGCTTTCTCGGCATCGAACTGCACACCCGCCGCCGCAATCGTGTCAATGGGGTAGTGAGCGCGATCGCGCCCGACGGCTTTGAGGTGCAGGTGAGCCAAACCTTTGGCAACTGCCCCAAATATATCCAGGCGCGCCAGTTCGATCTCGCTGCCTTTGACCCGACTGTGGGCAGGCCCATTCGCACCCTGACCACCTTAGGAGACGCTGAACGTCGGGCGATCGCATCTACCGACACCTTCTTTATCGCCACCGCCTATCTAGATAACGCTGCCGGAGCCGCCAGAGGCGTCGATGTCTCTCACCGGGGCGGCAACCCCGGCTTTGTGCGCATCGACGGCGATACCCTCACCGTGCCTGACTTTGCTGGCAACTGCCATTTCAACACCTTTGGCAACATTGAGGTTAACCCTCAGGCTAGCCTACTGTTCATTGACTTTGAGCGAGGCAATCTGCTTTATCTCACAGGCAAAGCTGAGGTCATTTGGGACGGCGACCCAGAAATTGCCGCCTATGCAGGCGCTGAGCGGCTGTTTAAATTTCATCTCACCCAGGGCATCCGGGTAGACAGTAGCCTGCCCCTAACATGGTCAAAGCCAGAGTACTCTCGTTTTTTAGAGCAGACAGGTTCTTGGTAAGCAGCTTCGCGTCAAACATTCTTACTTGATGGCTTAGTTTCCATGAAAGTAACTCATGAGATCGATGTATTAAGGCTCTGAAGTGCTAGCTAGGCTTGCCTTTGGGGATGACATTATTCGATAAATTTCAGTAACTTGACCTTAACGTTGTCCTGATTCACATATTTCGCTGAGGTCGCTTCCAATCGCTGTAACTGTCCTAATGCTAGTCCGCATGGAAAACCGTATTTTGCTTGCACGCGATTACTACCCTCCTGCAACGCGGCGCGCGATCGCTCCATAAAGTCATACAATTCGTATTCTGCTTCAGATTCTAAATACTGCTTGACTACTAACGAGGGAGAGTAGCAGGTTTCGTGAGTGCCATCGGGCCACTCTATTTCAAATCGTATTTCGGGCACGACGGAACGCTCC encodes:
- a CDS encoding pyridoxamine 5'-phosphate oxidase family protein, which gives rise to MAIPGWQRTESPFHRGERSIQERLGALEQMDDFGRRIIREFLPEQHRQFYAQLSYFLVGTVDSAGNPWASILVGEPGFISTPNDRTLHIAAQPLYGDPLAETLQVGSDIGFLGIELHTRRRNRVNGVVSAIAPDGFEVQVSQTFGNCPKYIQARQFDLAAFDPTVGRPIRTLTTLGDAERRAIASTDTFFIATAYLDNAAGAARGVDVSHRGGNPGFVRIDGDTLTVPDFAGNCHFNTFGNIEVNPQASLLFIDFERGNLLYLTGKAEVIWDGDPEIAAYAGAERLFKFHLTQGIRVDSSLPLTWSKPEYSRFLEQTGSW
- a CDS encoding MSMEG_0570 family nitrogen starvation response protein: MPEIRFEIEWPDGTHETCYSPSLVVKQYLESEAEYELYDFMERSRAALQEGSNRVQAKYGFPCGLALGQLQRLEATSAKYVNQDNVKVKLLKFIE